From a single Solanum dulcamara chromosome 4, daSolDulc1.2, whole genome shotgun sequence genomic region:
- the LOC129884977 gene encoding peroxisomal fatty acid beta-oxidation multifunctional protein MFP2-like isoform X1, whose product MKSKGRATIEVGADGVAVITINNPPVNSLSLDVLYSLKETFEEAFRRDDVKAIVITGYHGKFSGGFNISSFADLQQGKVAQPKPGYISLDMLTDTVEVSKKPLVAAIDGHALGGGLEIAMCCHARISTTNAKLGLPELHLGIIPGFGGTQRLPRLVGLAKSLEMMLTAKTVKGDEALDLGLVDAIVSSNQLLDTARKWALDIWEHKRPWNIASLYRTDKMESLGEAREILKFARAQAIRIAPNLYHPLAYVDVVEEGIVSGPRAGLIKEYETFEVLIRSATCKALVHIFFAQRGTMRVPGVTDLGLVPRHVKKVGILGGGLMGSGIATALLLSNYPVILKEVNDKVLEAGIERIKANLQSRVNKRKLSQEKFEKVLFLLIGTLDYESFGDVDMVIEAVTEDLSLKKQIFTDLEKYCPPHCILASNTSTIDLNLIGEKRKSPDRIIGAHFFSPAHVMPLLEIVRTQKTSPQVIVDLLDVGKKIKKTPVVVRNCTDFAVNRMFFPCTQAALWLVEHGADIYCIDKAFTKFGMAMGPFRLFDLVGFNVAIASEAQFVSSMPDRIKSMLIPLMQQDKRLGETTRKGFYLYDERRKANPDPEIKKYIEKAREISDVSIDPKLEKLSYKDIIEMIFFPLVNEACRLLAEGIAVKASDLDIASVMGMGFPPYRGGIIYWADTLGSKYICSRLDEWARIYGNFFKPCDYLAEKAARGFPLVSIIMGCIHYVVLLN is encoded by the exons ATGAAGTCAAAGGGTAGAGCTACCATTGAGGTTGGAGCTGATGGAGTTGCTGTCATCACCATTAATAACCCTCCTGTCAATTCTCTTTCATTAGATG tTTTGTACAGCTTGAAAGAGACATTTGAGGAAGCCTTTAGGAGAGATGATGTGAAGGCAATTGTTATTACAG GTTATCATGGCAAGTTCTCTGGTGGTTTTAATATCTCTTCCTTTGCTGACCTACAACAAGGAAAAG TGGCACAACCAAAACCTGGTTATATATCTCTGGATATGCTCACTGACACTGTAGAAG TTTCAAAAAAACCTTTAGTAGCGGCGATTGATGGTCATGCTTTGGGTGGAGGACTTGAAATTGCAATG TGTTGTCATGCTCGGATTTCCACTACGAATGCAAAACTTGGATTGCCAGAACTTCACCTTGGTATAATTCCTGGATTTGGAG GTACTCAGAGGCTTCCACGCCTCGTGGGACTTGCTAAGTCCCTAGAAATGATGCTA ACAGCAAAAACTGTTAAAGGGGATGAAGCTCTTGACCTTGGCCTTGTTGATGCTATAGTTTCATCGAACCAATTATTGGATACTGCTCGTAAATGGGCACTTGATATATGGGAGCACAAAAGACCTTGGAATATTGCCAGTCTTTACAGAACTGACAAGATGGAGTCTCTTGGTGAGGCAAGGGAAATACTTAAGTTTGCTAGAGCTCAAGCCATTAGAATAGCTCCAAATCTCTATCATCCCTTAGCATACGTTGATGTTGTTGAAGAGGGTATAGTGTCCGGTCCACGTGCTGGACTTATTAAG GAGTATGAAACATTCGAAGTTCTTATACGTTCAGCCACTTGCAAGGCCTTAGTCCACATTTTCTTTGCCCAACGCGGAACCATGAGG GTTCCAGGGGTCACTGATTTGGGGTTAGTGCCACGACACGTTAAAAAGGTTGGAATTCTTGGAGGTGGATTAATGGGTTCTGGAATTGCAACAGCATTGCTCCTTAGCAACTATCCTGTGATCCTGAAAGAAGTAAATGACAAAGTCCTAGAGGCTGGGATTGAGAGAAttaaag CAAATTTGCAAAGCCGCGTCAACAAAAGAAAATTGAGTCAAGAGAAGTTTGAAAAAGTTCTCTTCCTACTCATTGGTACTCTTGATTATGAGAGCTTCGGAGATGTTGACATGGTCATTGAG GCTGTCACAGAGGACTTATCTTTAAAGAAGCAAATATTTACGGATTTAGAGAAGTACTGCCCTCCACATTGTATACTTGCTAGTAATACCTCTACAAttgacttgaatttgattgGGGAGAAGAGAAAATCTCCGGATCGTATTATTGGAGCTCACTTTTTCAG TCCTGCTCATGTTATGCCACTTCTGGAAATTGTTCGCACCCAAAAGACATCTCCACAAGTAATTGTAGACTTGCTTGATGTTGGAAAGAAGATAAAGAAAACCCCAGTAGTAGTAAGGAACTGCACTGATTTTGCTGTCAATAGGATGTTCTTTCCTTGCACCCAAGCTGCTCTTTGGCTTGTCGAACATGGAGCAGACATATACTGCATCGATAAAGCCTTCACTAAATTTGGAATGGCTATGGGCCCTTTCAG GTtgtttgatcttgttggtttcAATGTTGCAATTGCTAGTGAAGCTCAATTTGTATCGAGCATGCCCGACAGAATTAAGTCAATGCTTATTCCactaatgcaacaagataaaaGATTAG GTGAAACGACTCGAAAAGGCTTCTACTTATATGATGAAAGACGCAAAGCCAATCCTGATCCAGAAATTAAGAAATACATTGAGAAGGCAAGAGAAATTTCTGATGTCAGCATTGATCCTAAG CTGGAAAAACTCTCGTACAAGGACATCATTGAAATGATTTTTTTCCCTCTAGTTAATGAAGCATGTAGATTACTTGCTGAAGGCATTGCTGTCAAAGCTTCTGATCTTGACATTGCTTCTGTCATGGGCATGGGATTTCCTCCTTACAG GGGAGGGATCATATACTGGGCAGATACTCTTGGATCCAAATACATTTGTTCAAGATTGGATGAGTGGGCAAGAATTTATGGAAACTTTTTCAAGCCATGCGACTACCTTGCTGAAAAAGCTGCTAGGGGGTTTCCTCTGGTGAGTATAATAATGGGATGCATACATTATGTTGTTCTTCTAAATTGA
- the LOC129884977 gene encoding peroxisomal fatty acid beta-oxidation multifunctional protein MFP2-like isoform X3: MKSKGRATIEVGADGVAVITINNPPVNSLSLDVLYSLKETFEEAFRRDDVKAIVITGYHGKFSGGFNISSFADLQQGKVAQPKPGYISLDMLTDTVEVSKKPLVAAIDGHALGGGLEIAMCCHARISTTNAKLGLPELHLGIIPGFGGTQRLPRLVGLAKSLEMMLTAKTVKGDEALDLGLVDAIVSSNQLLDTARKWALDIWEHKRPWNIASLYRTDKMESLGEAREILKFARAQAIRIAPNLYHPLAYVDVVEEGIVSGPRAGLIKEYETFEVLIRSATCKALVHIFFAQRGTMRVPGVTDLGLVPRHVKKVGILGGGLMGSGIATALLLSNYPVILKEVNDKVLEAGIERIKANLQSRVNKRKLSQEKFEKVLFLLIGTLDYESFGDVDMVIEAVTEDLSLKKQIFTDLEKYCPPHCILASNTSTIDLNLIGEKRKSPDRIIGAHFFSPAHVMPLLEIVRTQKTSPQVIVDLLDVGKKIKKTPVVVRNCTDFAVNRMFFPCTQAALWLVEHGADIYCIDKAFTKFGMAMGPFRLFDLVGFNVAIASEAQFVSSMPDRIKSMLIPLMQQDKRLGETTRKGFYLYDERRKANPDPEIKKYIEKAREISDVSIDPKLMKHVDYLLKALLSKLLILTLLLSWAWDFLLTGEGSYTGQILLDPNTFVQDWMSGQEFMETFSSHATTLLKKLLGGFL, encoded by the exons ATGAAGTCAAAGGGTAGAGCTACCATTGAGGTTGGAGCTGATGGAGTTGCTGTCATCACCATTAATAACCCTCCTGTCAATTCTCTTTCATTAGATG tTTTGTACAGCTTGAAAGAGACATTTGAGGAAGCCTTTAGGAGAGATGATGTGAAGGCAATTGTTATTACAG GTTATCATGGCAAGTTCTCTGGTGGTTTTAATATCTCTTCCTTTGCTGACCTACAACAAGGAAAAG TGGCACAACCAAAACCTGGTTATATATCTCTGGATATGCTCACTGACACTGTAGAAG TTTCAAAAAAACCTTTAGTAGCGGCGATTGATGGTCATGCTTTGGGTGGAGGACTTGAAATTGCAATG TGTTGTCATGCTCGGATTTCCACTACGAATGCAAAACTTGGATTGCCAGAACTTCACCTTGGTATAATTCCTGGATTTGGAG GTACTCAGAGGCTTCCACGCCTCGTGGGACTTGCTAAGTCCCTAGAAATGATGCTA ACAGCAAAAACTGTTAAAGGGGATGAAGCTCTTGACCTTGGCCTTGTTGATGCTATAGTTTCATCGAACCAATTATTGGATACTGCTCGTAAATGGGCACTTGATATATGGGAGCACAAAAGACCTTGGAATATTGCCAGTCTTTACAGAACTGACAAGATGGAGTCTCTTGGTGAGGCAAGGGAAATACTTAAGTTTGCTAGAGCTCAAGCCATTAGAATAGCTCCAAATCTCTATCATCCCTTAGCATACGTTGATGTTGTTGAAGAGGGTATAGTGTCCGGTCCACGTGCTGGACTTATTAAG GAGTATGAAACATTCGAAGTTCTTATACGTTCAGCCACTTGCAAGGCCTTAGTCCACATTTTCTTTGCCCAACGCGGAACCATGAGG GTTCCAGGGGTCACTGATTTGGGGTTAGTGCCACGACACGTTAAAAAGGTTGGAATTCTTGGAGGTGGATTAATGGGTTCTGGAATTGCAACAGCATTGCTCCTTAGCAACTATCCTGTGATCCTGAAAGAAGTAAATGACAAAGTCCTAGAGGCTGGGATTGAGAGAAttaaag CAAATTTGCAAAGCCGCGTCAACAAAAGAAAATTGAGTCAAGAGAAGTTTGAAAAAGTTCTCTTCCTACTCATTGGTACTCTTGATTATGAGAGCTTCGGAGATGTTGACATGGTCATTGAG GCTGTCACAGAGGACTTATCTTTAAAGAAGCAAATATTTACGGATTTAGAGAAGTACTGCCCTCCACATTGTATACTTGCTAGTAATACCTCTACAAttgacttgaatttgattgGGGAGAAGAGAAAATCTCCGGATCGTATTATTGGAGCTCACTTTTTCAG TCCTGCTCATGTTATGCCACTTCTGGAAATTGTTCGCACCCAAAAGACATCTCCACAAGTAATTGTAGACTTGCTTGATGTTGGAAAGAAGATAAAGAAAACCCCAGTAGTAGTAAGGAACTGCACTGATTTTGCTGTCAATAGGATGTTCTTTCCTTGCACCCAAGCTGCTCTTTGGCTTGTCGAACATGGAGCAGACATATACTGCATCGATAAAGCCTTCACTAAATTTGGAATGGCTATGGGCCCTTTCAG GTtgtttgatcttgttggtttcAATGTTGCAATTGCTAGTGAAGCTCAATTTGTATCGAGCATGCCCGACAGAATTAAGTCAATGCTTATTCCactaatgcaacaagataaaaGATTAG GTGAAACGACTCGAAAAGGCTTCTACTTATATGATGAAAGACGCAAAGCCAATCCTGATCCAGAAATTAAGAAATACATTGAGAAGGCAAGAGAAATTTCTGATGTCAGCATTGATCCTAAG TTAATGAAGCATGTAGATTACTTGCTGAAGGCATTGCTGTCAAAGCTTCTGATCTTGACATTGCTTCTGTCATGGGCATGGGATTTCCTCCTTACAG GGGAGGGATCATATACTGGGCAGATACTCTTGGATCCAAATACATTTGTTCAAGATTGGATGAGTGGGCAAGAATTTATGGAAACTTTTTCAAGCCATGCGACTACCTTGCTGAAAAAGCTGCTAGGGGGTTTCCTCTG
- the LOC129884977 gene encoding peroxisomal fatty acid beta-oxidation multifunctional protein MFP2-like isoform X2 — protein MKSKGRATIEVGADGVAVITINNPPVNSLSLDVLYSLKETFEEAFRRDDVKAIVITGYHGKFSGGFNISSFADLQQGKVAQPKPGYISLDMLTDTVEVSKKPLVAAIDGHALGGGLEIAMCCHARISTTNAKLGLPELHLGIIPGFGGTQRLPRLVGLAKSLEMMLTAKTVKGDEALDLGLVDAIVSSNQLLDTARKWALDIWEHKRPWNIASLYRTDKMESLGEAREILKFARAQAIRIAPNLYHPLAYVDVVEEGIVSGPRAGLIKEYETFEVLIRSATCKALVHIFFAQRGTMRVPGVTDLGLVPRHVKKVGILGGGLMGSGIATALLLSNYPVILKEVNDKVLEAGIERIKANLQSRVNKRKLSQEKFEKVLFLLIGTLDYESFGDVDMVIEAVTEDLSLKKQIFTDLEKYCPPHCILASNTSTIDLNLIGEKRKSPDRIIGAHFFSPAHVMPLLEIVRTQKTSPQVIVDLLDVGKKIKKTPVVVRNCTDFAVNRMFFPCTQAALWLVEHGADIYCIDKAFTKFGMAMGPFRLFDLVGFNVAIASEAQFVSSMPDRIKSMLIPLMQQDKRLGETTRKGFYLYDERRKANPDPEIKKYIEKAREISDVSIDPKLEKLSYKDIIEMIFFPLVNEACRLLAEGIAVKASDLDIASVMGMGFPPYRGGIIYWADTLGSKYICSRLDEWARIYGNFFKPCDYLAEKAARGFPLSGTMDPAKSRL, from the exons ATGAAGTCAAAGGGTAGAGCTACCATTGAGGTTGGAGCTGATGGAGTTGCTGTCATCACCATTAATAACCCTCCTGTCAATTCTCTTTCATTAGATG tTTTGTACAGCTTGAAAGAGACATTTGAGGAAGCCTTTAGGAGAGATGATGTGAAGGCAATTGTTATTACAG GTTATCATGGCAAGTTCTCTGGTGGTTTTAATATCTCTTCCTTTGCTGACCTACAACAAGGAAAAG TGGCACAACCAAAACCTGGTTATATATCTCTGGATATGCTCACTGACACTGTAGAAG TTTCAAAAAAACCTTTAGTAGCGGCGATTGATGGTCATGCTTTGGGTGGAGGACTTGAAATTGCAATG TGTTGTCATGCTCGGATTTCCACTACGAATGCAAAACTTGGATTGCCAGAACTTCACCTTGGTATAATTCCTGGATTTGGAG GTACTCAGAGGCTTCCACGCCTCGTGGGACTTGCTAAGTCCCTAGAAATGATGCTA ACAGCAAAAACTGTTAAAGGGGATGAAGCTCTTGACCTTGGCCTTGTTGATGCTATAGTTTCATCGAACCAATTATTGGATACTGCTCGTAAATGGGCACTTGATATATGGGAGCACAAAAGACCTTGGAATATTGCCAGTCTTTACAGAACTGACAAGATGGAGTCTCTTGGTGAGGCAAGGGAAATACTTAAGTTTGCTAGAGCTCAAGCCATTAGAATAGCTCCAAATCTCTATCATCCCTTAGCATACGTTGATGTTGTTGAAGAGGGTATAGTGTCCGGTCCACGTGCTGGACTTATTAAG GAGTATGAAACATTCGAAGTTCTTATACGTTCAGCCACTTGCAAGGCCTTAGTCCACATTTTCTTTGCCCAACGCGGAACCATGAGG GTTCCAGGGGTCACTGATTTGGGGTTAGTGCCACGACACGTTAAAAAGGTTGGAATTCTTGGAGGTGGATTAATGGGTTCTGGAATTGCAACAGCATTGCTCCTTAGCAACTATCCTGTGATCCTGAAAGAAGTAAATGACAAAGTCCTAGAGGCTGGGATTGAGAGAAttaaag CAAATTTGCAAAGCCGCGTCAACAAAAGAAAATTGAGTCAAGAGAAGTTTGAAAAAGTTCTCTTCCTACTCATTGGTACTCTTGATTATGAGAGCTTCGGAGATGTTGACATGGTCATTGAG GCTGTCACAGAGGACTTATCTTTAAAGAAGCAAATATTTACGGATTTAGAGAAGTACTGCCCTCCACATTGTATACTTGCTAGTAATACCTCTACAAttgacttgaatttgattgGGGAGAAGAGAAAATCTCCGGATCGTATTATTGGAGCTCACTTTTTCAG TCCTGCTCATGTTATGCCACTTCTGGAAATTGTTCGCACCCAAAAGACATCTCCACAAGTAATTGTAGACTTGCTTGATGTTGGAAAGAAGATAAAGAAAACCCCAGTAGTAGTAAGGAACTGCACTGATTTTGCTGTCAATAGGATGTTCTTTCCTTGCACCCAAGCTGCTCTTTGGCTTGTCGAACATGGAGCAGACATATACTGCATCGATAAAGCCTTCACTAAATTTGGAATGGCTATGGGCCCTTTCAG GTtgtttgatcttgttggtttcAATGTTGCAATTGCTAGTGAAGCTCAATTTGTATCGAGCATGCCCGACAGAATTAAGTCAATGCTTATTCCactaatgcaacaagataaaaGATTAG GTGAAACGACTCGAAAAGGCTTCTACTTATATGATGAAAGACGCAAAGCCAATCCTGATCCAGAAATTAAGAAATACATTGAGAAGGCAAGAGAAATTTCTGATGTCAGCATTGATCCTAAG CTGGAAAAACTCTCGTACAAGGACATCATTGAAATGATTTTTTTCCCTCTAGTTAATGAAGCATGTAGATTACTTGCTGAAGGCATTGCTGTCAAAGCTTCTGATCTTGACATTGCTTCTGTCATGGGCATGGGATTTCCTCCTTACAG GGGAGGGATCATATACTGGGCAGATACTCTTGGATCCAAATACATTTGTTCAAGATTGGATGAGTGGGCAAGAATTTATGGAAACTTTTTCAAGCCATGCGACTACCTTGCTGAAAAAGCTGCTAGGGGGTTTCCTCTG